The proteins below are encoded in one region of Saccopteryx leptura isolate mSacLep1 chromosome 1, mSacLep1_pri_phased_curated, whole genome shotgun sequence:
- the OR2D3 gene encoding LOW QUALITY PROTEIN: olfactory receptor 2D3 (The sequence of the model RefSeq protein was modified relative to this genomic sequence to represent the inferred CDS: inserted 1 base in 1 codon): protein MREENQTSVTEFIFQGLSQDPQAQVLLFFLFLIIYLLTVLGNLLIMVLIHIDYRLHAPMYFFLRNLSFADLCFSTTTVPQVLVHFLVKKKAISFAGCSTQIVVLLLVGCTECALLAVMSYDRYVAVCKPLHYSTIMTHRVCVQLAIGSWASGAFVSLVDTAFTLRLPYRGNNIINHXFCEPPALLKLASADTYSTEMAIFAMGVLILLAPVSLILVSYWHIISTVIQMQSGEGRLKVFSTCGSHLIVVVLFYGSAIFAYMRPNSKIMNKRDKMISVFYSAVTPMLNPIIYSLRNKDVKGALRKVAAKSSF, encoded by the exons ATGAGAGAAGAAAACCAGACCTCTGTGACTGAATTCATCTTCCAGGGCCTTTCACAGGATCCACAGGCACAAGTCctgctcttcttcctttttctgatCATCTACCTGCTAACTGTGCTGGGAAATCTGCTGATCATGGTGCTCATTCACATAGACTACAGACTCCACGCACCCATGTACTTTTTCCTTAGAAACTTGTCTTTTGCTGATCTCTGTTTTTCTACTACTACAGTCCCCCAGGTGTTAGTCCACTTCCTGGTAAAGAAGAAAGCCATTTCCTTTGCTGGCTGCTCTACCCAGATAGTTGTTTTACTTCTGGTTGGCTGTACAGAGTGTGCACTGCTGGCGGTGATGTCCTATGACCGGTATGTGGCTGTCTGCAAGCCCCTCCACTACTCCACCATCATGACACACCGGGTGTGTGTCCAGCTGGCTATAGGATCCTGGGCCAGTGGAGCATTTGTGTCTCTGGTGGACACCGCATTCACATTGCGTCTGCCCTACCGAGGAAACAATATCATTAACC TTTTTTGTGAACCTCCTGCACTCCTAAAGTTGGCTTCAGCAGATACCTATAGCACAGAAATGGCCATCTTTGCAATGGGTGTGCTCATCCTTCTGGCACCTGTCTCCTTGATCCTTGTCTCCTACTGGCATATTATCTCCACTGTGATTCAGATGCAGTCTGGGGAGGGAAGGCTCAAGGTCTTCTCTACCTGTGGCTCCCATCTCATTGTTGTTGTCCTCTTCTATGGCTCAGCAATATTTGCTTACATGAGGCCAAACTCCAAGATAAtgaataaaagagataaaatgatCTCTGTCTTCTACTCAGCAGTGACACCCATGCTGAACCCCATCATCTATAGTCTGAGGAACAAGGATGTTAAAGGGGCTCTCAGGAAAGTGGCTGCAAAATCATCTTTTTGA